The following is a genomic window from Kiritimatiellia bacterium.
GGTCAATGGCCATTTCAAACAGGTTTGTTCCGTCCGGTTTGGGCGCGATCAGAATCCGCAATCCGCGTTCTCTTTTCTGCCGGGCGTCGTCCCCGCAGTAAAACGTGCGGAGGGCGATATATAACCGCGAATCGTCATATGCCAGGAAGTAACGGCTTTGATACAGGCAGTATTCGCCGTAAATTGTTTCCAGGAAGCCCTCGCCCGCAAAGGTGTATTCATCGTTGCCGATCGCTCCGTCTATGTCTGGCGCGGCGCGCGTTTTGGGGACGGTCATGTAAAGGCGGTGTTCCGGCGGGGTGGCGGCGGCGTCGTTTTTCATGGATGTTGCCTTGTTATTTTGGTTTTGCAGACTCGCGATGTTTTTGCAGAGAACCAGGCGGAGCCGGTCGTAGTCGTCAAGCGCCAGCCCGCTTGTGATTTTATATTCGCCGCCGACGATCTTGACGTCGTCCGGTTGGTAGCTTTCCTTTTCCCATTTTCCCGGCAAATTATGCATGCCGACGGGGTTCAGGCCGCTGAAGTCAATTTTGGAGAGGAGCGCGGCGACTTCCTTCTTCGCTTCGCGGGCGATCTTTTTCTTTTCCGGGTTCGCGGCCGCTTCCGCTTGTCTGGCCAGCTGGTCCAGCGTGTATAGGAGCCGGTAATCTTCAACGCCCTCGCGGGTCGCCTCCCATCCGATGGACGGTCCGCCCCGGCGCTCCGCGTCGGCGGGGTAACGGAACGCGTAGCAGGTTTTCCCGGGCGGCAGTGTCCATTCGTCATAGTGGTTTTTACGGGGGGACTGATAATGCCAGTTAAACGCTCCCCGCGCGCCTTTAATCCATAACGCCAGGCCGTTTCCGAAGCGCATCGCTTCCGGGTTAACGCCCGTTGTGTCCACGTTGTAAAACAGGATTTTCTTTCCGTCCCGTTCGGCCTTTTTCAGGAACTCATCCCAGGCGCAGTCAAAGGCGGTGAATTTATCGCTCACGCAAACGGGCGGATGGGAGAAGGTAAGCAGAATCATATCCATGAGCTCGTAATATTCATGGGCGAAATTGATGGCATTTGGAATGGGATGGTTGAGTCCGTGCCCGGCGGTTTTCAGCCCCATGTTCCGCATGATTTTGTTGCAGACCCGCGTCATCTCAATGCGATTTTCCGAAAACGGGTAAGGATACCCCTCGTCGGCCGCAAAATAATAAATTTCCGGCCAGTTGCGTTTCGCGCCCTCTTCCGTTATGCGTTTGAAAATTTCGCCGAATACGGCGGCAAATTCACGGCTGCCGGGCTTGCCGCCCAGTTTTTCGCTGATATTCATGGGTTCATAGGCATACCACATGACGGGTTTGCTGAAACCTGCGTCGCGGCAGGTGTCCAGCACAAAAGCCAGGCCGTTGGCGTAATCCCATTTGATCCGGATTTTGCCGTCCGCATCCTTTTGCGCCGCGGAACCCAAAGGCCCGCAATGGCAGACGGAATTCATGCCGTGTTCCCGCATGTCCTCGTAATGGTTTTTCAACAGGTGCTTGTCCGGTATGTCGGCATACATTCCCCACAGCGCTTCCTCGGGTTCCAGCGGCTTGACGGCAAAAACCTCAAGTTCAATCCTCAACTTTTTGGCCGGCGCGTTGGCGGGGCTGATGAGAATGTCGCCTTCGTATTTCCCGGGCCGCGCGTCCTCGGGAACTTTGACTGTGGCCCAGAACTGCTGGGTTTTGTTTTTTTCCAGGGAAATTCCGTCAAATGGTTCAAGGTAGGTTGGCGACAATATATATTCCGTGCTCTGAACGTGTATTTTACGGTATAAATAATGTGTCTTGCGCAGGTCAATTGCCGCCGAAGGGATCAGGACGTTCGGGTCGCCCGCGAGAACGAGGTCGGAGGCGGAGATTTTCAAATTTTCAATCTTGTCCAGCGTGTGGACGCAAAAAGTCAGCGGCGCGCGGTCGGACGGGAAAGAAAGCGCGGCAATTTTCAGCTCGTCAACGCCTTTTTCCGGCGTCATATCGGGCAAAATGTAGCTCAACGGATTGACGGGGAAGACGGTGTAACCGGCATTGACGATTTCTTCCGACCAGGCCGGTTCCTTGCCTTTCCATTGGATGGGGGCATACCCCGTTTCCCAGCTTGGATTCGGTTTTATCGGCTCAACCTTTAAATCATCAATCCAGGCGCTGCCTTTTGCCCCGGGCGTTTGCCACGGATTGACCGCGGCCCAAAGTCTTATTTTTACCGCGCCCCGGGGAATATTTTTGCCGAAATAACTCACGTATTTTGTCCAATCGCTTCTGCCCGTCGCGGCAAAAAAACCGGTGGGCACATTGCCGCCGGACGCGAGGGGATCCGCGGGCAGAATCCGGCCTTCGGCGTCGCAATAATTCACTCCGCAATGTATCTTGGTTGTGCCTTCCAGTTCCGTTTTAAGCCAGGCGGACAATTTGTAAAGCCCGGATTGACCGTCGCAGGGGATGAATTTATATATGCCCGTCGGGGTGTCGGAGGCTTCAATTTTCAGGCTGTCTTTGCCTCCCGGCCGGATTGCCTGGTCAAGCCGGACAAGTTCCTCTCGGCCCTCAATGTTCCAGCCGCCGGGTGTTTTGTCGCTTTCCCCGGCCCCCGTGTTGCGGATATTTGCGGCGTCCGGCGCGGGTTGGGCGGGCTCCTGTGCGCCGATCCCCGCCGCCATCACGAGCCACAACCCAGCTGCCGGTAAAATCATTTGTTTCATGGCATAAATTTTCCTGTTCTTTTTGATCTCAATTAATGCTTTCCAATGCTTTGAGAATCTGCACGCGGCAGCGATCCGCCGCGGAGCGATCCTTGTCAACCGACCAGTCTCTCAAGCGCTCCTCAAAGAGGCCCGGGACAACTTCGCCGGCCGCGTCCTTGAGAAGCCTGGCCGCCGCTTCCACCTCCGGCGTATTGATTCCGCGCGAGCGCAATTCCTCAATGCGGTCCCGCAACATGGCGAGATATTCGTAATCCTCTATTCCCTCGCGCACGGCCTCCCAGTGCTTGCCGTCAACCAGGGAATCGGCCGTTGTATACACCACGCCGAAACTCATGCCCTTCCTGTTCGTGGGAATCAATTCGTTCCAGGCCGTGTCCTCCGGTTCCTTGTAATAATTCCAGTAGTTCCAGAACCCCATGCCGACCGCTTCGTTGCGCCAGCAATGCCAGGCCTGCAGTCTGTGATAATAATAAGGATCAAATAAACGCGCCGGTCCAAAGGCGCTGTAATACCAGAGTGTTTTTTGTTTCCCCCCGGTGGTCCGGAGAATTTTACACTTGGTTTCGTCCATGCCGCGGTAAGAAGGCAGGTGCGGGCAGAAAATATCGTGCAACTCCAGCATTTTTTCCAGCTCCAGGTTGGGCTTTTCCCACCCGGAAGCGTCCGTAAACAGGACAAAATCAGGGACGGCCGCTTTTAATTGCGCCGCCCAAATGGTGTTTATCCGGTACTGCTCTGGTTTGCCGGGTTCATCCACCAGAATGAATCCTATTTGTTTTGGATCAACTCCCATGTGTTTCGCGTGGGCCGCAAAGGCGGCGGCCCAGCTTTTTACCATTTTGTTGAACCGGGGCGTCCCCATCGGCTCGCCGGCAAAATCGGTCCCGACCGCAAGGTAGATGAAATAATTCCGGCTGCCACTCCAATCGCCGATCCAGTCGTCAAATCCTTTCGTACGGAGCGGCTTGGCCAGGTTCCCTTCGGCGTCAAAATCGTCTTTTTCAGGCCAGCAGGCGGAAGAACGGTGCGCCCAGGGAGTGTCAACAAAATGCTCGCGCATGTCGGCGATGGCAAGTTTGACGTTTTTTTCGGTAAAGTTCGGACGGTATAACGGTTTGTCGGTGTAGTCCCACATGCCCAGGGAAAGACGGGGGCGGTCGGGGAAGCGGAAGGGATAGATTTTGAGGGTCAGGGGCACCGCGAGCGTTTGAGCTGATTTTAATCCGCGTATCCAGCGGTAAATGCGCGTGACGAGAAGAGGATTTTCCGAAGGGCGGACAATAATTTTTCCCTCGTAGACGCCCGGTTTCACGCCCGCCGGATGAAAAGTCAGCCAGACCTGGCGCGTCATGCCCGGGTGCAGGTCTATCAGCCATCCCTTCTCAGTTCGCTTTGCCGGGGGCAGGGGGTCGGCGATCATTCTGCCTTCCTGTGTTGCCACAAATTCAACCTGATGGACGGCAATCATCCCGGGGTTGTCGCCACCGGGCAGTTTTTCTATCGCGAGCAGGGCGGTGAGGGGTTTGTCGGAGGTGTTCATCAGGTTAAGGACTTCGGCCCGGTATTCGTTGTCCATCATTTCAACCAGCAGATGCGGCGGCCCGGCCGGAGGCTGGATCGGCGTTTCAACGGCCGCGAGGGGGTCCCAGCGGTTATTGTGCCAGGCAAAAAGCGGCGGGAAACCGCTCTCGCGCAGAAGGCGGGCGTTGACTTTCAGTATTTCGGCATGGATGTTGTCAAGCGGGGTAATGGCGCGGTGGGCCGCATTGGTTATAAAGTCATAATCGGCAGTTCCGGCGCTTTGCTCCAGCCGGGCCAGCTTCTTCTCAATGGCGTTTTGCCGCTCCGGACTGATTCCCATGCGCACTGCTTTCTCCCTGACCATGGCGGCGTCCCTGCTCATCAGTCTCCAGATGAGTTTGGCAAAACAAAATTTTTTGATGTCACCTGCTCGCATGCCCGCCGCGGGTTTCGCAAGCAGGGAATCCGGACCGCGGTAGATTTCAATCTCATCACAAAATGGACCATAGTTGCCCATGATAATGAAGATAAGGCGGATATAGCGGCCCTTGGTTGCGAGTTTGTTAGTTGCATAACGATGAACCGCGTATCCCTCGGCAGGCGGCGCGCCATCCCGGCCGCACATCTCAACCAGGTCGCCCGCATAGTAAAAATCAGCGCCGTCCTCGCTGGTGAAGATCATGACGGCAGCCGGCCATTCAACCCCGGCGCGCCCGGCGGCCGTGTTGAAGGACAAGCCGCCGATCGGCTCCACCTGTTGAAGGTCTATTGTGATGGCAACTTTTTTTATTGCAAGCCAGCCGACCGTGCCCTTCTGGACCCAGAAATATCCCTGAGAGTATTCTCCGTCGGTCAACTGCGTGAGATCGTTCTCATCCGTGCAGTAGCTGTAATTCGGGGCGGGATCAAGCGTGTAAGATTTGCCGCGGGCGATGTTGACCGGCTCCGGGTCGTTTGCTTCCACGCCGCCCAATCCGGATTTTGCCGGCTGGGGAACGGAATCGGCGCGGCCGGGCCAGGCGGCCAATGTTATAGCCGCAAACATGCATGCTCCGAGCAAAAAATATTTTCCAATAACTTTTATGATTTACCTCCGTCACCGTTAAAGATTAAGGCACTGTCTGACAAACGAGAGCATTTCTTCCTCGTACAGAAAAGCAGTATTGTCCGGATTGGGATTATCGGTGGCGGTCATGGTATGCCCGCGGCCGGGCGCCTCCTGATACACGACGGTGTTTCCTTCCGCTCGAAGGCGTTCAACCATACGGCGCGATTGGTCAACCGGCACGATGTCATCATCAGTTCCATGCGCTATCCATATCGCCGGAGCTTTTGCACGCACATGATTGATCGGCGATGCTTCAATATATAAATCAGGTGCCCAGGAAGGCGCCCCGCCCATAAAATCCACGGTTATTGTTGATTTGCGGCGGATATCCGCATCCACCTGAGTCTTTAAATCCATAATCCCGCAATAAACCGCCTTGACGTTCATTTTTCTCCGCAAAATATTTTTTCGGCCGCCGCGCGCAGCACAAATTCATTTCGTCCATTGGTGGCGACGACCGCATTGACAAACGGGATCTGGGAAATAATGAAAGGATTCAGGGCGAGAACCACGACCCGTCCATTGGTTTTCTGCAGATGTTTCAGCAAGTCAATCTGTTCCTCCGTCAAGATGGCGCTTTGTCCGGAGGGCAGGCGAAAAGACGCGTCAAAAATGACGGCCGAATGATTTTCCGCCATCCGCTTCAGCTCCCCGCCCAGCTCCGCGCCGATCGTTAATGGGATTGTTTTTTCAACGACACGGCGGCAATGATTTTCAATATACGGTTTTGCCTTCTTTTCGCTCATGTGAACGCCGATGTCAAGTTTTGCGTTCCGCTCCGGAGCGATCAGCAAGACCGGCTTTTCCGGGGCGCAGGATAACGGCAGGTGTCCGGCCGTATTGCGGGTTATTTTCACGGCTTTGCGGGCTATCGTCTCCGCAAGTTCCCTGTGTTCCCGGCGCGAGAAGGATGGCGTTCTCAAAGGTTTGAAGAGCCCATATCTCTCCTTGAGCCTGATAATCTTGATCCGTTCCAGTTCATAATGGGAATTCATTCTTGAATCGCCCTGGCCGGGAAAATGTTTGGCCGTGGAAATCAACCCGTTTTCGCGATACGCCCGGACTTTCCGGATGCAATAATCCGATATTTCCGTTTTGCCGAAGCGGAATGAATTCAGCACCTGCGCCGCTTTTTCCTCAAGTGAGAGCTGAATCTTCATGTTCAGTTAAGGTATATTCTTTTTCCCTGCGGCGCGCCGCGTTATGGGCCCACCTGCCGGACTTTCATGAATTTTCCTGTTTTCTCAACCCGTAAGGTTGATATTTTGAGTTAAAACACCGGTTTACCGCTCATTGCGCGGGAAGTCCGGGAGGCGGCCGCCCAATTCTTCCGCCACGGCCCGAGAAACTTCTTTGTCCGCAAGAATATGGCCGAGCTCAACAAGCTGGATGCCTTTTGCGGCGGACTTTTTGACAAGATTTATCTCAGCTCTGATTCGTTCAGCCGTTTTTTTATCGTTTGCGTATTTGTCCTTGCAGTAAAACCCGATAAAAGGTGTCCCGATGCTTTTAGGATGATAACGGCCTTCTTCTTTGACCACGATGGCCGTATATTTCCCAACCTTTTCAAGATCCCAGTGCGGCGCGAAAAACCAGGAGACCGTCTGGCCGCAGTAATCAACCGGCAGACGATTCCCGTAAAGTATGTTTGGCATGAAGACCGGATAGATATGACATGTGGTTTTAATATTGTGCCTGGCGGATTTGGCATAAGATATCGCGGCGTCATAAAACATTATGATGGATTCTTCCGCGAACCGGTTTGCGGCCTCTTGTTCGGACAGCCCCGGGTGGGAGTCAATATAGTTCCCGCGCAGTTCGCGGCACCGCGGGCAATAACATCCATGGAAATTGCCGTATCCCACAAAATCCAGGGCAATGCCGTCAAACCCGAGTTTAATCGCCTTGTCAACGTCTTCCCTGGCGTTTTTTAAGGCGTCGGGCTGGCCAAAGCAGGGTCGCCGGGCGCATCCTTTATCAATCACTTTCCCAATATCGTCAGGCAACGGCTCTCCGCCTGCTTGGGGATTATCCGGAAGGGAACATTCCGAAACAATTATTTCCTGCCTGGCAGTTGATCTGGGCGCTATGCAATAATACGATTCAAGTCCATTCTCCCGGCAAAGCTGCGCAAAAATTTCCGGGAATTTGGCCTGGGCCTGACTCCACTCCATGGCGTTAAATCCAAGCTCGTGCGCCATTTTTACTCCATTTTCCACGTCGTTTCGGCTTGCGCATGGTAAAGTCCAGCACCATGTCATTTTCCATTTTAATTCGCGGCCGGATGCCTTTTCCTGATCGGGAGGCTCGTCAAAGAACAGCAATCCCCAGCGGGATGGAAGATGGCAGTTTGTGACGCCGATTACCGGCCATGTCCAGTAAAGATGATGGCTTTTCCTTCGCTTTTCCGGTTCAAATTCCGGCTTGTAAACAGCGCCAGCGTGCAAACGCCATTTTTGTCCCGGGCGGGGTGGACAATCGCCTTTTGTAAAATGCTTCAGGGCGGCCCAGGGGACCGCCGCCTCCGCCGTCCATCCCTGATCGCAATCGTTTGAATAATTCAATGTGCCTTGAACTTGGACTGCGCTTCGCAATCCTTCGCAGTTCCAGAACCAGTCATAACGGTCTTCAAGAACAAATTTTGCGCCGCCATTAAAAAGAATGCCCATTTCAGAGCATCCTTTTTCCGTATTTGGATATTTTAAGGTCAGATCCGCCGTATTATTGATGGGATTGATATGTATTTCCACGTAATCCAGTCCGTCCGCATCAGGATCAATAAACAGCTTGACAAACGTATCGCGCCACATGATTTCGCTTTCCCCCGTCCACGGCTCGCCCTCCGGGTTGGGATGGCCGCGATAGGTGGAGCCGCGCTTGCGATCCCCGTAAAAAGCCGCGACGTTTGTATCGGAAATATTATATCCCACGTAAAGATATTGATTGTCCCAAAGCAGGCGGGCAAAAGAAGGCCCGGGGGGCATGGCGCCGTCGGCTATTCCCCGGAAGTAAATTTTTTCGGCCTTGTCCCAATCCGGCTCCGTTAAATTGCCGTCTATCCGGATGGCGCCGTCCGGAATTTTCAAACAATGGCAGATTGATGTTTGCGGTTCTTTCGGTTTTGTCCCGCCGCCGGAATTGGCGGCGGCCGTTCCAGAACAAATTGCCGAGGCCAGCAGCAGAATGCCCAAAATAGTTTTTTTCAGTCCGCCTCTCAGCCAATGTGTTCGTGATGCTTTCATGCAGTAATCTCCCTCTATTTGTTGTGACGCCGCCGCGGAAACGATTCATCAACGGGATGATCACTTATCCGCAATGCCGAAAACATTCACGGCGTTGCCGCGCAGTATTTTTTCTTTGTCTTTTTCCGATATGTCCGCATCGAGGACCATGCCCAGGCTGGAGGCCGGATCAAGGAGGGGCATGTCGCTGCCGTAAAGGATTTTCCCGGCGCCGGCGATCCTGACGGCATCCTCAATTTTGGGTCTTAAGGGGTAGCCGGAGGAAATTTCAAGATAGACGTTGCCGGCCTTGGCCGCGCCTTCCGCCGCCTCCCGCCATTCCGTTCCGCCCATGTGCCCCATTATGAACTTTACGGCGGGAAAGGCCTTGGCCAGACAGAACAATCTGGAAACGCTTTGATGCCAGCAATGGAAAAGCACCGTGTTTTTGCGCGGATACTTTTCACATAAGACTTCCAGAAAACGATAATGGCCTGCGCAATCAAGGGGTTGGGCAATATAACCCTCGCTGTAAAGCTTAAGGCCGACAAATTTTTCATCCGGCAGATAACGCTCCATTTCGCGCAGACTCAGGTCCATATAATTCGGGTTCAGCATGAGATAGGCGAAGCAGCCGGCCTGGTTTTTGACCGCCCCGGCCAGTTGGCGGTTGCCCTCCGCCAAATCGTTGATGATGGCCAGGGACGAGGAGAAAAAAGCCTTTTCAATCTCATATTTCCGCATGATCGCGCGAATATCATTCAAGCCGGTCTGTTCCGTGAGGATAAACCATTTTCCCATATGGGCATGAACGTCAATAGTTTTCATGTTCATAACCGCAGCAGTTTCGTGATGTTTTCCGAGCGAATCACTTTCTTGTGCTCTTCGGAAATATCCGCCTTTTCCAGGCTCAGGGCCGCCGATGCGAAGTAATACAAGGGAGAGTTGGAGCCGAAAACAATGCGCCCGGCATGCCCCCTTGACGCAAACAATTGATAACTGTCCGGCGTGTTGAAAAGCGAGGAATCAAGATAAATATTCCGGTTCGTTTCCATGACCGCGAGCATTTCCGGATAGTAAAAATGGTCAACCGAGGAAATGATCACCGGCGAGCGCCACCGCACGGTCAGTCGGGCGATTTCGGTGATCATGCCCAGGCAGTGGTTTCCTTCCGGCTGGATGATCAGGGTAATCATGAGGGGCATTTCCGTTTCGGCAACTTCATCCATGAAACGCTGGAAAGGAGCGTAATTCAACGGCCAGCCCTGCAAATTAGGAAACAGCCTGATCAGTTTAAACCCCTGTTCAAGGCATTGCCGGGCGACGCCGCCCCCTCCGTAATATTTTCGCAAGTCCACGGTCGCGGCGGGAATCAGGCGTTTGTCTTCCCCGGCCGCCCGGAGTGTCTCCACATTGCCCTCTTCATAGTCATAAAATATGCCCTTGAGCGAAAGCGACGCGAATCGCGCCACTTCGTGGCGGTCCATGATCCGCCTCAGGCCGTCAATGCTTACGTCAACCTTTCGCTTCGGCCAGAAACCGAAATAGGTATTGATGTCCTTTGTCTTCATTGCTCCAATATCTTCCGTATTCCCGCCGCGGTCTTCCGTATGTCCTCAAGCGAACGGGAATGGTGGATGTCCATTATCAACAGGTCCGGCATGGCCTTTTCAAGAACAGGACACAATCCCTCTTTGTACTCTATCTTTTTCCCGTACCATTTGCAGTCAAACGGACAATTATGGCCGTAGGTTGCCATGTCCTTGAAAACCGGCTCAAGATAATTGGGCCGCGGAATGTATCCGCCGTCGGCGAATCCGACCGTGAGGGAGGCGTCCTTGCAGCGTTTCAGAAATTCAGACTTTGAAAATGGGGCTTTATCCTCGTTATACTTCATCGGATACAGCCAGTAATTTGGCTCGCAGCCGTCCGGTACGAACGCCAGCGATATGGCGGGAATACCTTTTAGCGTGGTTTCAATCAAATCAACGAACCGTTTCCTTTCCGCGTTGAATTTGGCGATTTTCTTCAACTGCGCGGTCGCCACGGCCGACAACAATTCTGCCAGCCGGAAATTCCAGCCGAGCGTGAAATGGTTGTATTTTTTGCCGATCTGCTGGCCGTAATTCGCGAACAGAGACATTTTCTCAAGCAAGCCGGCCTGATTGGTGACGGCGATACCGCCGTCGCCGCAGGTGATATGCTTGCTCATTTGCAGGCTGAAACAGCCGATATCGCCGATGGTCCCGACGTAGCGGCCCTTGTATTTCGCGCTGTAGGCCTGGCAGCAGTCTTCAATCACGAAAAGGTTGTGCTTTTTGGCGATGGACATGATGGCATCCATCTCGCAGGGCTGGCCGAAAATATGGACGGGGATGATGGCCCTGGTTCTGTCCGTTATTTTCCGTTCAATATCGGCCGGGTCAATGCACATCGTCCTGGGGTCAATATCGGCGAAGACCGGGATGGCGTTCTGGTTCAGGACGCACCCGGAAGACGAGATGTATGAAAATGCGGTGCAAATGACCTCGTCGCCGGGCCCGATGCCGCAGGCCGCGACGGCCGCCTGGAGCGCGGCCGACCCGCTGTTGACCGCGAGGACATGCTGGCTTCCGACGTACTGCGCGAAATCCCTTTCAAAACGGGACGTGAAGCTTTGCTCCAGCCTGTCCAAGCGGCACAATTTTTGGGTTTCAATGACTTGTTTCAGCATCT
Proteins encoded in this region:
- a CDS encoding discoidin domain-containing protein; this encodes MFAAITLAAWPGRADSVPQPAKSGLGGVEANDPEPVNIARGKSYTLDPAPNYSYCTDENDLTQLTDGEYSQGYFWVQKGTVGWLAIKKVAITIDLQQVEPIGGLSFNTAAGRAGVEWPAAVMIFTSEDGADFYYAGDLVEMCGRDGAPPAEGYAVHRYATNKLATKGRYIRLIFIIMGNYGPFCDEIEIYRGPDSLLAKPAAGMRAGDIKKFCFAKLIWRLMSRDAAMVREKAVRMGISPERQNAIEKKLARLEQSAGTADYDFITNAAHRAITPLDNIHAEILKVNARLLRESGFPPLFAWHNNRWDPLAAVETPIQPPAGPPHLLVEMMDNEYRAEVLNLMNTSDKPLTALLAIEKLPGGDNPGMIAVHQVEFVATQEGRMIADPLPPAKRTEKGWLIDLHPGMTRQVWLTFHPAGVKPGVYEGKIIVRPSENPLLVTRIYRWIRGLKSAQTLAVPLTLKIYPFRFPDRPRLSLGMWDYTDKPLYRPNFTEKNVKLAIADMREHFVDTPWAHRSSACWPEKDDFDAEGNLAKPLRTKGFDDWIGDWSGSRNYFIYLAVGTDFAGEPMGTPRFNKMVKSWAAAFAAHAKHMGVDPKQIGFILVDEPGKPEQYRINTIWAAQLKAAVPDFVLFTDASGWEKPNLELEKMLELHDIFCPHLPSYRGMDETKCKILRTTGGKQKTLWYYSAFGPARLFDPYYYHRLQAWHCWRNEAVGMGFWNYWNYYKEPEDTAWNELIPTNRKGMSFGVVYTTADSLVDGKHWEAVREGIEDYEYLAMLRDRIEELRSRGINTPEVEAAARLLKDAAGEVVPGLFEERLRDWSVDKDRSAADRCRVQILKALESIN
- a CDS encoding prolyl oligopeptidase family serine peptidase is translated as MNVKAVYCGIMDLKTQVDADIRRKSTITVDFMGGAPSWAPDLYIEASPINHVRAKAPAIWIAHGTDDDIVPVDQSRRMVERLRAEGNTVVYQEAPGRGHTMTATDNPNPDNTAFLYEEEMLSFVRQCLNL
- a CDS encoding glycoside hydrolase family 3 N-terminal domain-containing protein; amino-acid sequence: MKIQLSLEEKAAQVLNSFRFGKTEISDYCIRKVRAYRENGLISTAKHFPGQGDSRMNSHYELERIKIIRLKERYGLFKPLRTPSFSRREHRELAETIARKAVKITRNTAGHLPLSCAPEKPVLLIAPERNAKLDIGVHMSEKKAKPYIENHCRRVVEKTIPLTIGAELGGELKRMAENHSAVIFDASFRLPSGQSAILTEEQIDLLKHLQKTNGRVVVLALNPFIISQIPFVNAVVATNGRNEFVLRAAAEKIFCGEK
- a CDS encoding carbohydrate-binding family 9-like protein; this translates as MKASRTHWLRGGLKKTILGILLLASAICSGTAAANSGGGTKPKEPQTSICHCLKIPDGAIRIDGNLTEPDWDKAEKIYFRGIADGAMPPGPSFARLLWDNQYLYVGYNISDTNVAAFYGDRKRGSTYRGHPNPEGEPWTGESEIMWRDTFVKLFIDPDADGLDYVEIHINPINNTADLTLKYPNTEKGCSEMGILFNGGAKFVLEDRYDWFWNCEGLRSAVQVQGTLNYSNDCDQGWTAEAAVPWAALKHFTKGDCPPRPGQKWRLHAGAVYKPEFEPEKRRKSHHLYWTWPVIGVTNCHLPSRWGLLFFDEPPDQEKASGRELKWKMTWCWTLPCASRNDVENGVKMAHELGFNAMEWSQAQAKFPEIFAQLCRENGLESYYCIAPRSTARQEIIVSECSLPDNPQAGGEPLPDDIGKVIDKGCARRPCFGQPDALKNAREDVDKAIKLGFDGIALDFVGYGNFHGCYCPRCRELRGNYIDSHPGLSEQEAANRFAEESIIMFYDAAISYAKSARHNIKTTCHIYPVFMPNILYGNRLPVDYCGQTVSWFFAPHWDLEKVGKYTAIVVKEEGRYHPKSIGTPFIGFYCKDKYANDKKTAERIRAEINLVKKSAAKGIQLVELGHILADKEVSRAVAEELGGRLPDFPRNER
- a CDS encoding amidohydrolase family protein produces the protein MNMKTIDVHAHMGKWFILTEQTGLNDIRAIMRKYEIEKAFFSSSLAIINDLAEGNRQLAGAVKNQAGCFAYLMLNPNYMDLSLREMERYLPDEKFVGLKLYSEGYIAQPLDCAGHYRFLEVLCEKYPRKNTVLFHCWHQSVSRLFCLAKAFPAVKFIMGHMGGTEWREAAEGAAKAGNVYLEISSGYPLRPKIEDAVRIAGAGKILYGSDMPLLDPASSLGMVLDADISEKDKEKILRGNAVNVFGIADK
- a CDS encoding amidohydrolase family protein produces the protein MKTKDINTYFGFWPKRKVDVSIDGLRRIMDRHEVARFASLSLKGIFYDYEEGNVETLRAAGEDKRLIPAATVDLRKYYGGGGVARQCLEQGFKLIRLFPNLQGWPLNYAPFQRFMDEVAETEMPLMITLIIQPEGNHCLGMITEIARLTVRWRSPVIISSVDHFYYPEMLAVMETNRNIYLDSSLFNTPDSYQLFASRGHAGRIVFGSNSPLYYFASAALSLEKADISEEHKKVIRSENITKLLRL
- a CDS encoding DegT/DnrJ/EryC1/StrS family aminotransferase, with the translated sequence MKKIMGNEEIQMLKQVIETQKLCRLDRLEQSFTSRFERDFAQYVGSQHVLAVNSGSAALQAAVAACGIGPGDEVICTAFSYISSSGCVLNQNAIPVFADIDPRTMCIDPADIERKITDRTRAIIPVHIFGQPCEMDAIMSIAKKHNLFVIEDCCQAYSAKYKGRYVGTIGDIGCFSLQMSKHITCGDGGIAVTNQAGLLEKMSLFANYGQQIGKKYNHFTLGWNFRLAELLSAVATAQLKKIAKFNAERKRFVDLIETTLKGIPAISLAFVPDGCEPNYWLYPMKYNEDKAPFSKSEFLKRCKDASLTVGFADGGYIPRPNYLEPVFKDMATYGHNCPFDCKWYGKKIEYKEGLCPVLEKAMPDLLIMDIHHSRSLEDIRKTAAGIRKILEQ